A genomic segment from Aegilops tauschii subsp. strangulata cultivar AL8/78 chromosome 1, Aet v6.0, whole genome shotgun sequence encodes:
- the LOC109784179 gene encoding pentatricopeptide repeat-containing protein At3g51320 — protein sequence MAATSTSASPAPAADDLHAFLRRGLRSRGAVLRAHAFLLRRGLLLGHPVPSGLLLSAAAASTTTATSATHLVRLLLRHLPPPLPLFSLSAALRAVAPRVPFSALLSLFAHLLRAHAPSGFPDAFAFPPLLSVAASARSPRSHLPAALALHAQLLRRGLLFAPPPHAANALLHFYGAAGSLPSARHLFDEMPFRDIASHNTMMTAHAASLGGGIDAARQLFDGMLLRNVVSWNVMINGYVKAKRPEQALEVVRWMAGVGVRGTATTMVGAATACARLGRLGSGREVHCAYLRRFEEDNLLFWTSLVDMYGKCRRVAAARKVFDRLNVRNVVCWNAMIIGHCVYGEPADGLQLFHEMIGRGKNGSDNQWVLRPDEVTFIGVLCACTRLGLLDAGKVYFNQMTTTYSLRPTFAHYWCMANLYGSVGLLEEAESLLKSVPEELKARALGGLLGLCRFRGEWKLGERIALRLIELEPSNCAHYALLCSVYASAGRWEDAHRVKAIIKESDGRFSPGHRLVDLNEIASEFKIRERQPENQEIYVILDDLVSKLQFTSREDVQTEPGIK from the exons ATGGCGGCCACCTCCACCTCGGCCtcccccgcccccgccgccgacGACCTCCACGCCTTCCTCCGCCGCGGCCTCCGCTCCCGCGGCGCCGTGCTCCGCGCGCAcgccttcctcctccgccgcGGCCTCCTCCTCGGCCACCCCGTCCCCTCGGGCCtcctcctctccgccgccgccgcctccaccaccaccgccacctccGCCACCCACCTCgtgcgcctcctcctccgccaccTGCCCCCGCCGCTCCCGCTCTTCTCCCTCTCGGCCGCCCTccgcgccgtcgccccgcgcGTGCCCTTCTCCGCGCTGCTCTCCCTCTTCGCCCACCTCCTCCGCGCCCACGCCCCCTCCGGCTTCCCCGACGCCTTCGCCTTCCCGCCGCTGCTCTCCGTGGCCGCCTCCGCGCGCTCCCCGCGCAGCCACCTCCCCGCCGCGCTCGCGCTCCACGCGCAGCTGCTCCGACGCGGCCTGCTCTtcgcgccgccgccccacgccgccaaCGCGCTCCTCCATTTCTACGGCGCCGCCGGCAGCCTCCCCTCCGCGCGCCacctgttcgacgaaatgccctTCAGGGACATCGCGTCCCACAACACCATGATGACGGCCCACGCTGCTTCCCTGGGCGGTGGCATTGATGCCGCACGCCAGCTGTTCGACGGAATGCTCCTCAGGAACGTGGTGTCCTGGAACGTCATGATCAATGGGTATGTGAAGGCGAAGCGGCCCGAGCAGGCGCTGGAGGTGGTGCGGTGGATGGCGGGGGTCGGGGTCAGGGGCACCGCGACGACCATGGTCGGGGCGGCCACCGCGTGCGCCAGGCTGGGGAGGCTGGGGTCTGGCAGGGAGGTGCATTGTGCATACTTGCGCCGCTTCGAGGAGGATAACCTCTTGTTTTGGACTTCGCTGGTTGATATGTATGGCAAGTGCCGGAGGGTGGCGGCTGCGAGGAAGGTGTTTGATCGGCTCAATGTCCGGAATGTTGTTTGCTGGAATGCAATGATCATCGGGCATTGCGTGTATGGCGAACCTGCTGACGGGCTTCAGCTGTTCCATGAGATGATTGGACGAG GGAAGAATGGTTCAGATAACCAATGGGTTCTGCGACCAGATGAAGTCACTTTCATTGGTGTACTCTGCGCGTGTACCCGTTTAGGTCTCCTGGATGCTGGGAAGGTATATTTCAACCAGATGACCACGACGTACAGTCTCAGGCCAACATTTGCACACTATTGGTGCATGGCGAATCTGTATGGGAGTGTTGGCCTTCTGGAAGAAGCAGAGAGCCTCTTGAAGAGCGTGCCAGAGGAGCTGAAGGCACGTGCATTGGGTGGTTTGCTTGGGTTGTGCCGATTCAGAGGGGAATGGAAACTTGGGGAACGTATAGCCCTCAGGTTGATCGAGCTGGAACCAAGCAACTGTGCTCACTATGCTCTGTTGTGCAGTGTATATGCTTCGGCGGGAAGATGGGAAGATGCTCACAGGGTGAAGGCTATCATAAAGGAAAGCGATGGGAGGTTCAGTCCTGGACACCGTCTGGTGGATCTAAATGAGATCGCAAGTGAATTTAAAATTAGGGAGAGGCAACCTGAGAATCAGGAAATATATGTTATCCTGGATGACTTGGTTTCAAAGCTGCAGTTTACAAGCAGAGAAGATGTGCAAACTGAACCCGGGATAAAATAG
- the LOC109784176 gene encoding flavonol 3-sulfotransferase-like yields MAARPSASILVGPVPFKDLVGDDADNGAAPPDEYDDIVSSLPTSTTIGLRHYHGAWVSEWRVRGVISAQRRFAPRPGDVLLGSPPKCGTTWLKALSFAVMARDAYPPAGAGHPLRRLNPHDCVPFMDELFSSGQQAKLDALPSPRLMNTHMHHSLLPASVADNPDCKIVYVCREPKDMVVSMWHFLRGVWRFTFAELFEWACEGKTPNGPVWEHILGYWRASRAAPERVLFLRYEEMLADPAGHVRGLARFLGRPFSAADEAVGLPASVVELCSFEALRGVSARSAGSCSGSRVEFTHQSYFRKGAVGDWANHMTTDMARRFDAIVEDKLHGSGLAFN; encoded by the coding sequence ATGGCTGCTCGTCCTAGCGCATCCATCCTCGTCGGCCCGGTCCCGTTCAAGGACCTGGTCGGCGATGACGCCGACAACGGAGCCGCCCCACCGGACGAGTACGACGACATCGTCTCCTCCCTGCCGACCAGCACAACGATCGGCTTGCGTCACTACCACGGCGCCTGGGTCAGCGAGTGGAGAGTCCGGGGCGTCATCTCCGCCCAGCGGCGCTTCGCCCCACGCCCCGGCGACGTGCTCCTGGGCAGCCCGCCCAAGTGCGGCACCACGTGGCTCAAGGCGCTGTCCTTCGCCGTCATGGCGCGTGACGCGTACCCGCCCGCCGGCGCCGGGCACCCGCTCCGCCGCCTCAACCCGCACGACTGCGTCCCGTTCATGGACGAGCTGTTCAGCTCCGGGCAGCAGGCCAAACTGGACGCGCTGCCGTCGCCGAGGCTCATGAACACGCACATGCACCACTCCCTTCTCCCCGCCTCCGTCGCCGACAACCCCGACTGCAAGATCGTCTATGTCTGCAGGGAGCCCAAGGACATGGTGGTCTCGATGTGGCACTTCCTCCGCGGCGTGTGGCGGTTCACCTTCGCCGAGCTGTTCGAGTGGGCCTGCGAGGGGAAGACGCCCAACGGGCCGGTATGGGAGCACATCCTCGGGTACTGGAGGGCGAGTAGGGCGGCGCCGGAGAGGGTCCTGTTCCTGAGGTACGAGGAGATGCTCGCGGACCCCGCCGGCCACGTCCGGGGGCTGGCGCGGTTCCTCGGGCGGCCCTTCTCGGCGGCCGACGAGGCGGTGGGGCTGCCGGCGAGCGTCGTGGAGCTGTGCAGCTTCGAGGCGCTGAGAGGCGTGAGCGCCCGGAGCGCGGGCTCCTGCAGCGGCTCGCGCGTCGAGTTCACGCACCAGTCCTACTTCAGGAAAGGGGCGGTGGGGGACTGGGCCAACCACATGACGACGGACATGGCGCGCCGTTTCGACGCCATTGTTGAGGACAAGCTCCATGGGTCGGGTCTCGCTTTCAACTGA